In the genome of Neofelis nebulosa isolate mNeoNeb1 chromosome 8, mNeoNeb1.pri, whole genome shotgun sequence, one region contains:
- the LOC131484028 gene encoding olfactory receptor 8S1-like, translating to MLTSRAEESYYLLDLKILLPQNSVLPTENSERTLLYMAMKNYSAISEFILLGLSIDPSIQAILFVLFFLIYLFTLMGNFLMLLVIRADSHLHMPMYFFLRQLSFLDLCHSSVTVPKMLENLLSESKAIFVESCLAQAFFVFATGGTEACLLAVMAYDRYVAISSPLLYGQVMSNQLCVGMVWGSWGLAFVDALINILLAVNLDYCEDQTLPHFSCELSSLFPLSCSDTSTNFTLLLCSSVLHFFGTFIMIVFSYVRIVSTILSISSTSGRSKAFSTCSSHLTTVILFYGSGFLSYLLPTSGSRLAMMLSLQYSVVTPMLNPLVYSLQNKEVKAAMGRMFRKYFHSLM from the exons ATGTTGACTTCACGAGCTGAAGAGTCTTATTACTTACTGGATCTGAAAATATTGTTGCCACAGAACAGTGTACTACCAACTGAGAATTCAG AGAGAACACTTCTGTATATGGCAATGAAAAACTACAGTGCTATCAGTGAGTTCATTCTCCTTGGACTATCTATTGACCCCAGTATTCAGGCCATACTCTTTGTGCTGTTCTTTCTGATTTATCTCTTCACTCTGATGGGAAATTTCTTGATGCTGCTGGTGATTAGGGCTGATTCTCACCTCCACATGCCCATGTACTTCTTTTTGAGACAACTGTCCTTCCTGGACCTCTGCCACTCATCTGTCACAGTCCCCAAGATGCTGGAGAATCTACTTTCTGAAAGCAAAGCCATCTTCGTAGAGAGCTGCCTGGCTCAGGCCTTCTTTGTGTTTGCCACCGGGGGCACGGAGGCCTGTCTGCTGGctgtgatggcctatgaccgctatgtaGCCATCAGCTCCCCTCTGCTCTATGGCCAGGTGATGAGCAACCAGCTCTGTGTTGGGATGGTGTGGGGTTCCTGGGGCCTGGCCTTTGTTGATGCTCTCATTAATATCCTCTTGGCTGTCAATTTAGACTATTGCGAGGACCAGACTCTTCCCCACTTCAGCTGTGAgctgtcttctctcttccctctgtcttgTTCTGATACCTCGACCAACTTCACACTCCTGCTGTGCTCCTCTGTCTTGCATTTCTTTGGAACCTTCATTATGATTGTTTTTTCCTATGTTCGCATTGTCTCCACCATCCTGAGCATCAGCTCCACCTCAGGCAGAAGCAAGGCCTTCTCTACTTGCTCTTCTCACCTCACTACTGTGATCTTGTTCTATGGCTCAGGTTTCCTCAGCTATCTCTTGCCAACTTCAGGCTCCCGTCTGGCGATGATGCTCTCCTTGCAGTACAGCGTGGTCACTCCCATGCTGAACCCCCTTGTCTACAGCCTACAGAACAAAGAGGTGAAGGCAGCTATGGGAAGaatgttcagaaaatattttcattctctcaTGTAG